Proteins encoded within one genomic window of Ranitomeya variabilis isolate aRanVar5 chromosome 4, aRanVar5.hap1, whole genome shotgun sequence:
- the FAM210B gene encoding protein FAM210B, mitochondrial: MLLLPGHLLLRRGPVLRPALRGLCLGAARLRCVREVGALRPPAVCPLPQLAAMSVRTYAAQGSGEPAGVSAGDDGQKLSRAQQLKRVFTEYGGVAVAFHVGISLVSLGIFYALVSSGLDVPSLLLKVGFSEAVVQSKLASGTSTFVLAYAVHKLFAPVRISITVVSVPFLVRYFRRTGFFKPPS; the protein is encoded by the exons ATGCTGCTTCTCCCGGGACACCTCCTCCTCCGCCGGGGCCCGGTGCTGCGGCCTGCACTCCGCGGCCTGTGCTTGGGGGCTGCCCGGCTGCGGTGTGTACGGGAGGTCGGGGCTCTGCGGCCTCCCGCTGTCTGCCCCCTGCCGCAGCTCGCAGCCATGAGTGTGCGGACGTACGCGGCTCAG GGCAGCGGGGAGCCGGCCGGCGTCTCTGCGGGTGACGATGGGCAGAAGCTAAGCAGGGCGCAGCAGCTGAAGCGGGTCTTCACGGAGTACGGCGGAGTGGCGGTGGCCTTCCACGTTGGGATTTCACTGGTGTCGCTGGGAATATTCTATGCACTGGTCTCCAG CGGTCTGGATGTCCCGTCGCTGCTTCTTAAAGTGGGCTTCAGTGAAGCTGTGGTCCAGTCCAAGCTGGCGTCCGGCACCAGTACCTTCGTGCTGGCGTATGCCGTTCATAAACTGTTTGCCCCGGTACGGATCAGCATCACCGTCGTGTCCGTTCCCTTCCtcgtcaggtacttcagaaggactgGCTTCTTCAAGCCTCCATCGTAA